A window of the Balaenoptera acutorostrata chromosome 13, mBalAcu1.1, whole genome shotgun sequence genome harbors these coding sequences:
- the GGT5 gene encoding glutathione hydrolase 5 proenzyme isoform X6 yields MAQGHGATISMVLLGLGLALAIIVPIVVVSWHRVHCGPQAFAHAAVAADSKICSDIGRAILQQHGSPVDATIAALVCTGVVNPQSMGLGGGVIFTIYNASTGAQWIGVPGELRGYAEAHRRHGRLPWAQLFGPTIALLRGGLRVPRVLSRFLHSSYLRPSLHASSLRQLFFNGTEPLSPHDPLPWPALAATLETVAAEGAEALYTGRLGQILLEDVAKEGSQLTPQDLASFRPEVVDALEVPLGNYTLYSPPPPAGGAILSFVLNVLKGFNFSAESVARPEGRVNLYHHLVETLKFARGQRWRLWDPRSHPEVQNASQDLLGEALAQHIHQQIDSRGDHQLSHYSLAGTWSHRMGTAHVSVLGEDGSAVSATSTINTPFGAMVYSPRTGILLNNELLDLCWRHPRGSGVTPPPVPGERPPSSMVPSILVNAAQGSKLVIGGAGGELIISAVAQAIMNKLWLGLDLQAAIAAPILHVDGKGRVEYEPSFSQEVKKGLQYRGQNQTERPVFLNVVQAVSQDGACVYAAADPRKGGEPSGY; encoded by the exons ATGGCCCAGGGCCACGGGGCCACGATCAGCATGGTgctgctggggctggggctggcacTGGCCATCATTGTGCCTATCGTGGTCGTCTCTTGGCACCGCGTCCACTGTGGCCCCCAGGCGTTTGCCCATGCTGCGGTTGCTGCGGACTCTAAGATCTGCTCGGACATTGGACG AGCCATCCTCCAGCAGCACGGCTCACCCGTGGATGCCACCATCGCGGCTCTGGTCTGCACCGGGGTTGTCAACCCCCAGAGCATGGGCCTGGGTGGaggggtcatcttcactatctaCAATGCATCCACAG GTGCCCAGTGGATCGGGGTGCCTGGGGAGCTCCGCGGCTACGCTGAGGCGCACCGCCGCCACGGCCGCCTGCCCTGGGCGCAGCTCTTCGGGCCCACCATCGCACTGCTCCGGGGGGGCCTCCGCGTGCCCCGCGTCCTGAGCCGCTTCCTGCACAGCAGCTACCTGCGCCCTTCCCTGCACGCATCATCCCTGAG gcagcTCTTCTTCAATGGGACGGAACCCCTGAGTCCTCACGACCCACTCCCGTGGCCCGCGCTGGCCGCCACCCTGGAGACCGTGGCTGCGGAAGGCGCAGAGGCCCTCTACACAGGGAGGCTGGGCCAGATACTGCTGGAGGACGTTGCCAAGGAAG GCAGCCAGTTGACCCCGCAGGACCTGGCATCATTCCGGCCTGAGGTGGTGGATGCCCTGGAGGTGCCCCTGGGGAACTACACCCTGTACTCACCGCCACCGCCTGCAGGGGGCGCGATTCTCAGCTTTGTCCTCAACGTGCTCAAAG ggttCAACTTTTCCGCGGAGTCGGTGGCCAGGCCCGAGGGGAGGGTGAACTTGTACCATCACCTCGTGGAGACGCTCAAGTTTGCTAGGGGGCAGAGGTGGCGGCTGTGGGACCCTCGAAGCCACCCGGAGGTCCAG AACGCCTCCCAGGACCTGCTGGGGGAGGCTCTGGCCCAGCATATCCACCAGCAGATCGACAGCCGGGGTGACCACCAGCTCAGCCACTACAGCCTGGCCGGGACCTGGAGCCACAGGATGGGCACGGCCCACGTGTCCGTGCTGGGGGAGGATGGCAGTGCTGTGTCCGCCACCAGCACCATCAATACGCC GTTTGGAGCCATGGTGTACTCACCACGCACGGGCATCCTCCTCAACAACGAGCTCCTGGACCTGTGCTGGAGGCACCCGCGGGGCTCCGGAGTCACCCCCCCTCCCG TTCCAGGCGAGCGGCCCCCGTCATCCATGGTCCCCTCCATCTTGGTCAACGCAGCCCAGGGGTCGAAGCTGGTGATTGGCGGGGCTGGCGGGGAGCTCATCATCTCTGCTGTGGCCCAG GCCATCATGAACAAGCTGTGGCTGGGCCTTGACCTGCAAGCTGCCATTGCGGCCCCCATCCTGCACGTGGACGGCAAGGGCCGGGTAGAATACGAGCCCAGCTTCAGCCAG
- the GGT5 gene encoding glutathione hydrolase 5 proenzyme isoform X3 — translation MAQGHGATISMVLLGLGLALAIIVPIVVVSWHRVHCGPQAFAHAAVAADSKICSDIGRAILQQHGSPVDATIAALVCTGVVNPQSMGLGGGVIFTIYNASTGKVEVINARETVPASHVPGLLDQCKQAQPLGTGAQWIGVPGELRGYAEAHRRHGRLPWAQLFGPTIALLRGGLRVPRVLSRFLHSSYLRPSLHASSLRQLFFNGTEPLSPHDPLPWPALAATLETVAAEGAEALYTGRLGQILLEDVAKEGSQLTPQDLASFRPEVVDALEVPLGNYTLYSPPPPAGGAILSFVLNVLKGFNFSAESVARPEGRVNLYHHLVETLKFARGQRWRLWDPRSHPEVQNASQDLLGEALAQHIHQQIDSRGDHQLSHYSLAGTWSHRMGTAHVSVLGEDGSAVSATSTINTPFGAMVYSPRTGILLNNELLDLCWRHPRGSGVTPPPVPGERPPSSMVPSILVNAAQGSKLVIGGAGGELIISAVAQAIMNKLWLGLDLQAAIAAPILHVDGKGRVEYEPSFSQVLKTLKATFSTEALGLLAYHIEAPGVLDPGQK, via the exons ATGGCCCAGGGCCACGGGGCCACGATCAGCATGGTgctgctggggctggggctggcacTGGCCATCATTGTGCCTATCGTGGTCGTCTCTTGGCACCGCGTCCACTGTGGCCCCCAGGCGTTTGCCCATGCTGCGGTTGCTGCGGACTCTAAGATCTGCTCGGACATTGGACG AGCCATCCTCCAGCAGCACGGCTCACCCGTGGATGCCACCATCGCGGCTCTGGTCTGCACCGGGGTTGTCAACCCCCAGAGCATGGGCCTGGGTGGaggggtcatcttcactatctaCAATGCATCCACAG GGAAGGTGGAGGTCATCAACGCCAGGGAGACGGTACCTGCCAGCCACGTCCCGGGTCTGCTGGACCAGTGCAAGCAGGCCCAGCCTCTGGGCACAG GTGCCCAGTGGATCGGGGTGCCTGGGGAGCTCCGCGGCTACGCTGAGGCGCACCGCCGCCACGGCCGCCTGCCCTGGGCGCAGCTCTTCGGGCCCACCATCGCACTGCTCCGGGGGGGCCTCCGCGTGCCCCGCGTCCTGAGCCGCTTCCTGCACAGCAGCTACCTGCGCCCTTCCCTGCACGCATCATCCCTGAG gcagcTCTTCTTCAATGGGACGGAACCCCTGAGTCCTCACGACCCACTCCCGTGGCCCGCGCTGGCCGCCACCCTGGAGACCGTGGCTGCGGAAGGCGCAGAGGCCCTCTACACAGGGAGGCTGGGCCAGATACTGCTGGAGGACGTTGCCAAGGAAG GCAGCCAGTTGACCCCGCAGGACCTGGCATCATTCCGGCCTGAGGTGGTGGATGCCCTGGAGGTGCCCCTGGGGAACTACACCCTGTACTCACCGCCACCGCCTGCAGGGGGCGCGATTCTCAGCTTTGTCCTCAACGTGCTCAAAG ggttCAACTTTTCCGCGGAGTCGGTGGCCAGGCCCGAGGGGAGGGTGAACTTGTACCATCACCTCGTGGAGACGCTCAAGTTTGCTAGGGGGCAGAGGTGGCGGCTGTGGGACCCTCGAAGCCACCCGGAGGTCCAG AACGCCTCCCAGGACCTGCTGGGGGAGGCTCTGGCCCAGCATATCCACCAGCAGATCGACAGCCGGGGTGACCACCAGCTCAGCCACTACAGCCTGGCCGGGACCTGGAGCCACAGGATGGGCACGGCCCACGTGTCCGTGCTGGGGGAGGATGGCAGTGCTGTGTCCGCCACCAGCACCATCAATACGCC GTTTGGAGCCATGGTGTACTCACCACGCACGGGCATCCTCCTCAACAACGAGCTCCTGGACCTGTGCTGGAGGCACCCGCGGGGCTCCGGAGTCACCCCCCCTCCCG TTCCAGGCGAGCGGCCCCCGTCATCCATGGTCCCCTCCATCTTGGTCAACGCAGCCCAGGGGTCGAAGCTGGTGATTGGCGGGGCTGGCGGGGAGCTCATCATCTCTGCTGTGGCCCAG GCCATCATGAACAAGCTGTGGCTGGGCCTTGACCTGCAAGCTGCCATTGCGGCCCCCATCCTGCACGTGGACGGCAAGGGCCGGGTAGAATACGAGCCCAGCTTCAGCCAG
- the GGT5 gene encoding glutathione hydrolase 5 proenzyme isoform X2: MAQGHGATISMVLLGLGLALAIIVPIVVVSWHRVHCGPQAFAHAAVAADSKICSDIGRAILQQHGSPVDATIAALVCTGVVNPQSMGLGGGVIFTIYNASTGKVEVINARETVPASHVPGLLDQCKQAQPLGTGAQWIGVPGELRGYAEAHRRHGRLPWAQLFGPTIALLRGGLRVPRVLSRFLHSSYLRPSLHASSLRQLFFNGTEPLSPHDPLPWPALAATLETVAAEGAEALYTGRLGQILLEDVAKEGSQLTPQDLASFRPEVVDALEVPLGNYTLYSPPPPAGGAILSFVLNVLKGFNFSAESVARPEGRVNLYHHLVETLKFARGQRWRLWDPRSHPEVQNASQDLLGEALAQHIHQQIDSRGDHQLSHYSLAGTWSHRMGTAHVSVLGEDGSAVSATSTINTPFGAMVYSPRTGILLNNELLDLCWRHPRGSGVTPPPVPGERPPSSMVPSILVNAAQGSKLVIGGAGGELIISAVAQAIMNKLWLGLDLQAAIAAPILHVDGKGRVEYEPSFSQEVKKGLQYRGQNQTERPVFLNVVQAVSQDGACVYAAADPRKGGEPSGY; encoded by the exons ATGGCCCAGGGCCACGGGGCCACGATCAGCATGGTgctgctggggctggggctggcacTGGCCATCATTGTGCCTATCGTGGTCGTCTCTTGGCACCGCGTCCACTGTGGCCCCCAGGCGTTTGCCCATGCTGCGGTTGCTGCGGACTCTAAGATCTGCTCGGACATTGGACG AGCCATCCTCCAGCAGCACGGCTCACCCGTGGATGCCACCATCGCGGCTCTGGTCTGCACCGGGGTTGTCAACCCCCAGAGCATGGGCCTGGGTGGaggggtcatcttcactatctaCAATGCATCCACAG GGAAGGTGGAGGTCATCAACGCCAGGGAGACGGTACCTGCCAGCCACGTCCCGGGTCTGCTGGACCAGTGCAAGCAGGCCCAGCCTCTGGGCACAG GTGCCCAGTGGATCGGGGTGCCTGGGGAGCTCCGCGGCTACGCTGAGGCGCACCGCCGCCACGGCCGCCTGCCCTGGGCGCAGCTCTTCGGGCCCACCATCGCACTGCTCCGGGGGGGCCTCCGCGTGCCCCGCGTCCTGAGCCGCTTCCTGCACAGCAGCTACCTGCGCCCTTCCCTGCACGCATCATCCCTGAG gcagcTCTTCTTCAATGGGACGGAACCCCTGAGTCCTCACGACCCACTCCCGTGGCCCGCGCTGGCCGCCACCCTGGAGACCGTGGCTGCGGAAGGCGCAGAGGCCCTCTACACAGGGAGGCTGGGCCAGATACTGCTGGAGGACGTTGCCAAGGAAG GCAGCCAGTTGACCCCGCAGGACCTGGCATCATTCCGGCCTGAGGTGGTGGATGCCCTGGAGGTGCCCCTGGGGAACTACACCCTGTACTCACCGCCACCGCCTGCAGGGGGCGCGATTCTCAGCTTTGTCCTCAACGTGCTCAAAG ggttCAACTTTTCCGCGGAGTCGGTGGCCAGGCCCGAGGGGAGGGTGAACTTGTACCATCACCTCGTGGAGACGCTCAAGTTTGCTAGGGGGCAGAGGTGGCGGCTGTGGGACCCTCGAAGCCACCCGGAGGTCCAG AACGCCTCCCAGGACCTGCTGGGGGAGGCTCTGGCCCAGCATATCCACCAGCAGATCGACAGCCGGGGTGACCACCAGCTCAGCCACTACAGCCTGGCCGGGACCTGGAGCCACAGGATGGGCACGGCCCACGTGTCCGTGCTGGGGGAGGATGGCAGTGCTGTGTCCGCCACCAGCACCATCAATACGCC GTTTGGAGCCATGGTGTACTCACCACGCACGGGCATCCTCCTCAACAACGAGCTCCTGGACCTGTGCTGGAGGCACCCGCGGGGCTCCGGAGTCACCCCCCCTCCCG TTCCAGGCGAGCGGCCCCCGTCATCCATGGTCCCCTCCATCTTGGTCAACGCAGCCCAGGGGTCGAAGCTGGTGATTGGCGGGGCTGGCGGGGAGCTCATCATCTCTGCTGTGGCCCAG GCCATCATGAACAAGCTGTGGCTGGGCCTTGACCTGCAAGCTGCCATTGCGGCCCCCATCCTGCACGTGGACGGCAAGGGCCGGGTAGAATACGAGCCCAGCTTCAGCCAG
- the GGT5 gene encoding glutathione hydrolase 5 proenzyme isoform X1 yields MAQGHGATISMVLLGLGLALAIIVPIVVVSWHRVHCGPQAFAHAAVAADSKICSDIGRAILQQHGSPVDATIAALVCTGVVNPQSMGLGGGVIFTIYNASTGKVEVINARETVPASHVPGLLDQCKQAQPLGTGAQWIGVPGELRGYAEAHRRHGRLPWAQLFGPTIALLRGGLRVPRVLSRFLHSSYLRPSLHASSLRQLFFNGTEPLSPHDPLPWPALAATLETVAAEGAEALYTGRLGQILLEDVAKEGSQLTPQDLASFRPEVVDALEVPLGNYTLYSPPPPAGGAILSFVLNVLKGFNFSAESVARPEGRVNLYHHLVETLKFARGQRWRLWDPRSHPEVQNASQDLLGEALAQHIHQQIDSRGDHQLSHYSLAGTWSHRMGTAHVSVLGEDGSAVSATSTINTPFGAMVYSPRTGILLNNELLDLCWRHPRGSGVTPPPVPGERPPSSMVPSILVNAAQGSKLVIGGAGGELIISAVAQAIMNKLWLGLDLQAAIAAPILHVDGKGRVEYEPSFSQKPLDSLLITLRPLVSLIQDRSEPASQLPSRSGDVLLSYPLESRLLLWGLWSGRL; encoded by the exons ATGGCCCAGGGCCACGGGGCCACGATCAGCATGGTgctgctggggctggggctggcacTGGCCATCATTGTGCCTATCGTGGTCGTCTCTTGGCACCGCGTCCACTGTGGCCCCCAGGCGTTTGCCCATGCTGCGGTTGCTGCGGACTCTAAGATCTGCTCGGACATTGGACG AGCCATCCTCCAGCAGCACGGCTCACCCGTGGATGCCACCATCGCGGCTCTGGTCTGCACCGGGGTTGTCAACCCCCAGAGCATGGGCCTGGGTGGaggggtcatcttcactatctaCAATGCATCCACAG GGAAGGTGGAGGTCATCAACGCCAGGGAGACGGTACCTGCCAGCCACGTCCCGGGTCTGCTGGACCAGTGCAAGCAGGCCCAGCCTCTGGGCACAG GTGCCCAGTGGATCGGGGTGCCTGGGGAGCTCCGCGGCTACGCTGAGGCGCACCGCCGCCACGGCCGCCTGCCCTGGGCGCAGCTCTTCGGGCCCACCATCGCACTGCTCCGGGGGGGCCTCCGCGTGCCCCGCGTCCTGAGCCGCTTCCTGCACAGCAGCTACCTGCGCCCTTCCCTGCACGCATCATCCCTGAG gcagcTCTTCTTCAATGGGACGGAACCCCTGAGTCCTCACGACCCACTCCCGTGGCCCGCGCTGGCCGCCACCCTGGAGACCGTGGCTGCGGAAGGCGCAGAGGCCCTCTACACAGGGAGGCTGGGCCAGATACTGCTGGAGGACGTTGCCAAGGAAG GCAGCCAGTTGACCCCGCAGGACCTGGCATCATTCCGGCCTGAGGTGGTGGATGCCCTGGAGGTGCCCCTGGGGAACTACACCCTGTACTCACCGCCACCGCCTGCAGGGGGCGCGATTCTCAGCTTTGTCCTCAACGTGCTCAAAG ggttCAACTTTTCCGCGGAGTCGGTGGCCAGGCCCGAGGGGAGGGTGAACTTGTACCATCACCTCGTGGAGACGCTCAAGTTTGCTAGGGGGCAGAGGTGGCGGCTGTGGGACCCTCGAAGCCACCCGGAGGTCCAG AACGCCTCCCAGGACCTGCTGGGGGAGGCTCTGGCCCAGCATATCCACCAGCAGATCGACAGCCGGGGTGACCACCAGCTCAGCCACTACAGCCTGGCCGGGACCTGGAGCCACAGGATGGGCACGGCCCACGTGTCCGTGCTGGGGGAGGATGGCAGTGCTGTGTCCGCCACCAGCACCATCAATACGCC GTTTGGAGCCATGGTGTACTCACCACGCACGGGCATCCTCCTCAACAACGAGCTCCTGGACCTGTGCTGGAGGCACCCGCGGGGCTCCGGAGTCACCCCCCCTCCCG TTCCAGGCGAGCGGCCCCCGTCATCCATGGTCCCCTCCATCTTGGTCAACGCAGCCCAGGGGTCGAAGCTGGTGATTGGCGGGGCTGGCGGGGAGCTCATCATCTCTGCTGTGGCCCAG GCCATCATGAACAAGCTGTGGCTGGGCCTTGACCTGCAAGCTGCCATTGCGGCCCCCATCCTGCACGTGGACGGCAAGGGCCGGGTAGAATACGAGCCCAGCTTCAGCCAG
- the GGT5 gene encoding glutathione hydrolase 5 proenzyme isoform X4, giving the protein MAQGHGATISMVLLGLGLALAIIVPIVVVSWHRVHCGPQAFAHAAVAADSKICSDIGRAILQQHGSPVDATIAALVCTGVVNPQSMGLGGGVIFTIYNASTGAQWIGVPGELRGYAEAHRRHGRLPWAQLFGPTIALLRGGLRVPRVLSRFLHSSYLRPSLHASSLRQLFFNGTEPLSPHDPLPWPALAATLETVAAEGAEALYTGRLGQILLEDVAKEGSQLTPQDLASFRPEVVDALEVPLGNYTLYSPPPPAGGAILSFVLNVLKGFNFSAESVARPEGRVNLYHHLVETLKFARGQRWRLWDPRSHPEVQNASQDLLGEALAQHIHQQIDSRGDHQLSHYSLAGTWSHRMGTAHVSVLGEDGSAVSATSTINTPFGAMVYSPRTGILLNNELLDLCWRHPRGSGVTPPPVPGERPPSSMVPSILVNAAQGSKLVIGGAGGELIISAVAQAIMNKLWLGLDLQAAIAAPILHVDGKGRVEYEPSFSQKPLDSLLITLRPLVSLIQDRSEPASQLPSRSGDVLLSYPLESRLLLWGLWSGRL; this is encoded by the exons ATGGCCCAGGGCCACGGGGCCACGATCAGCATGGTgctgctggggctggggctggcacTGGCCATCATTGTGCCTATCGTGGTCGTCTCTTGGCACCGCGTCCACTGTGGCCCCCAGGCGTTTGCCCATGCTGCGGTTGCTGCGGACTCTAAGATCTGCTCGGACATTGGACG AGCCATCCTCCAGCAGCACGGCTCACCCGTGGATGCCACCATCGCGGCTCTGGTCTGCACCGGGGTTGTCAACCCCCAGAGCATGGGCCTGGGTGGaggggtcatcttcactatctaCAATGCATCCACAG GTGCCCAGTGGATCGGGGTGCCTGGGGAGCTCCGCGGCTACGCTGAGGCGCACCGCCGCCACGGCCGCCTGCCCTGGGCGCAGCTCTTCGGGCCCACCATCGCACTGCTCCGGGGGGGCCTCCGCGTGCCCCGCGTCCTGAGCCGCTTCCTGCACAGCAGCTACCTGCGCCCTTCCCTGCACGCATCATCCCTGAG gcagcTCTTCTTCAATGGGACGGAACCCCTGAGTCCTCACGACCCACTCCCGTGGCCCGCGCTGGCCGCCACCCTGGAGACCGTGGCTGCGGAAGGCGCAGAGGCCCTCTACACAGGGAGGCTGGGCCAGATACTGCTGGAGGACGTTGCCAAGGAAG GCAGCCAGTTGACCCCGCAGGACCTGGCATCATTCCGGCCTGAGGTGGTGGATGCCCTGGAGGTGCCCCTGGGGAACTACACCCTGTACTCACCGCCACCGCCTGCAGGGGGCGCGATTCTCAGCTTTGTCCTCAACGTGCTCAAAG ggttCAACTTTTCCGCGGAGTCGGTGGCCAGGCCCGAGGGGAGGGTGAACTTGTACCATCACCTCGTGGAGACGCTCAAGTTTGCTAGGGGGCAGAGGTGGCGGCTGTGGGACCCTCGAAGCCACCCGGAGGTCCAG AACGCCTCCCAGGACCTGCTGGGGGAGGCTCTGGCCCAGCATATCCACCAGCAGATCGACAGCCGGGGTGACCACCAGCTCAGCCACTACAGCCTGGCCGGGACCTGGAGCCACAGGATGGGCACGGCCCACGTGTCCGTGCTGGGGGAGGATGGCAGTGCTGTGTCCGCCACCAGCACCATCAATACGCC GTTTGGAGCCATGGTGTACTCACCACGCACGGGCATCCTCCTCAACAACGAGCTCCTGGACCTGTGCTGGAGGCACCCGCGGGGCTCCGGAGTCACCCCCCCTCCCG TTCCAGGCGAGCGGCCCCCGTCATCCATGGTCCCCTCCATCTTGGTCAACGCAGCCCAGGGGTCGAAGCTGGTGATTGGCGGGGCTGGCGGGGAGCTCATCATCTCTGCTGTGGCCCAG GCCATCATGAACAAGCTGTGGCTGGGCCTTGACCTGCAAGCTGCCATTGCGGCCCCCATCCTGCACGTGGACGGCAAGGGCCGGGTAGAATACGAGCCCAGCTTCAGCCAG